Sequence from the Aquimarina sp. Aq107 genome:
TTTTAGCGGACTATAGATTAACAGATAAATTAAGATTACAACCAGAATTTCAATATTCTGGACAAGGAAATAAAGATAGAGACTTACGAGTTAATTATCTTCAATTACCTGTAATGGTAAAATATAATATTACGGATCTTTTTAATGTTCAATTAGGACCACAAGTTGGTCTTAAGATATGGGAATGGGAGGATAATCAATCTAGTGATACCGATTTTGGTACATTTGATTTTGCCGGAGTTATAGGGATTGGAGCGAATATAACAGATAATTTTTTTGTAGATCTACGTTATGCTTTTGGGTTGTCTAATGTTTTTGATGATGGAGCTGGTGTAAATATAGACGGATCAAACCGAAATATTCAACTATCCGTTGGATATAGATTATAATTACTTTTTACTGGAACTAATATAAAGCAGATTCAGGTATTTAGTTGTGGTGACTATATACTTAACCGTGAATTGATTCTTTTTTACTTAGAGATTTCATGATATCTGCTTCGAAATCCAACAAATCCTGCCATTTTTGATCAACTTCTTTGCGATCTCCATACTGACGAGCAAAGTTTAAAAACATAGTATAGTGATTTGCTTCACTAACCATTAAATCTCTGTAAAACTTAGCTAATTCTTGATCTTCTAATTCTTCTGATAAAAGTTTAAAACGTTCACAACTTCTGGCCTCAATCAAGGCTGCATATAGTAGTCGATGTACTAATTGTGTAGTTCTACTACCACCTTTTGGGAAAAAAGTAACTAATTGAATGACATAATCATCTTTTCTATCTCGACCTAATGTCCATCCACGGGCAATGATTTTATCGTGTACCATTTTAAAATGACTAATTTCCTCTTTAACTAGTTTAGTCATCTCCTGTACCAAT
This genomic interval carries:
- a CDS encoding porin family protein, with protein sequence MNKILLLLFTLFIGTVTIKAQESRYGIRIGANLSSISSDDITGDLDQSRIGVVVGFLADYRLTDKLRLQPEFQYSGQGNKDRDLRVNYLQLPVMVKYNITDLFNVQLGPQVGLKIWEWEDNQSSDTDFGTFDFAGVIGIGANITDNFFVDLRYAFGLSNVFDDGAGVNIDGSNRNIQLSVGYRL
- a CDS encoding tRNA-(ms[2]io[6]A)-hydroxylase; amino-acid sequence: MLGLKLPTDPRWVNIVEKNIEEILTDHAYCEQKATSTAISLIVSFPEYTELVQEMTKLVKEEISHFKMVHDKIIARGWTLGRDRKDDYVIQLVTFFPKGGSRTTQLVHRLLYAALIEARSCERFKLLSEELEDQELAKFYRDLMVSEANHYTMFLNFARQYGDRKEVDQKWQDLLDFEADIMKSLSKKESIHG